From the genome of Lentimonas sp. CC4, one region includes:
- a CDS encoding aldo/keto reductase — MSISRRHFLKASVGSAALASSPAAMAQVVAGSKVQKRKFGRHDDLVSVVGIGGHTLYLSGSQDDANEICAKAIDHGINFFDNAWCYHDNEAEVYMGNALKGKRDKAFLMTKLCPYHIGKRDLVPTLAGSMKGIEDSLRRLKTDHLDLLMMHQVSHDDVKDAYRNEGAIEALELAKQQGKIRYAGFTGHSDPKIHIEMIEQGYEWDAMLIPISAQNAMNSRAFEKVIPLCGEKGIAVFGMKGFGGSRRTNLHKKTTVEEVLRYSLSYEPVCTQLIGIDRLEFLDKAIVAGSTIQPMSAKERGAYASVNEPTEQNYAELMYGETVYHAGCHQDCSHSRA; from the coding sequence ATGAGCATTTCACGTCGACATTTTTTGAAGGCCTCTGTCGGTTCGGCAGCGCTGGCATCCTCCCCCGCAGCAATGGCGCAAGTTGTTGCAGGCAGTAAGGTGCAAAAGCGAAAATTCGGACGCCATGACGATTTGGTGAGTGTGGTCGGCATTGGTGGACATACCCTCTATTTATCTGGCTCGCAAGACGACGCCAACGAGATCTGCGCTAAGGCAATCGACCACGGCATCAACTTTTTTGACAACGCTTGGTGCTACCACGACAACGAGGCAGAGGTCTACATGGGCAACGCGCTCAAGGGCAAGCGGGACAAGGCCTTTCTAATGACGAAGCTCTGCCCTTACCACATCGGGAAACGCGATTTGGTGCCAACCCTGGCAGGTTCGATGAAGGGTATTGAAGATTCATTGCGCCGCCTGAAAACCGACCATTTGGATCTGTTAATGATGCATCAGGTCTCCCATGACGACGTCAAGGATGCCTATCGCAATGAAGGCGCGATTGAAGCCCTGGAACTCGCGAAGCAACAAGGCAAAATCCGTTACGCAGGATTCACGGGGCATTCCGACCCAAAGATACACATTGAAATGATCGAGCAAGGCTACGAATGGGATGCTATGCTGATTCCGATCTCCGCTCAAAATGCGATGAATTCTAGAGCATTTGAGAAGGTCATTCCACTTTGTGGAGAAAAGGGCATCGCAGTCTTCGGTATGAAGGGCTTTGGCGGCAGTCGTCGAACGAACCTACATAAAAAGACTACCGTCGAAGAAGTCCTACGCTACTCTTTGAGTTACGAGCCTGTTTGCACGCAATTGATCGGTATTGATCGCTTGGAGTTTCTCGATAAAGCCATCGTGGCGGGCTCCACGATTCAGCCGATGTCAGCAAAAGAGCGTGGCGCCTATGCTTCCGTGAATGAGCCGACTGAACAGAATTATGCAGAGCTCATGTATGGCGAAACAGTCTATCATGCTGGATGCCATCAGGACTGCAGCCACAGCCGAGCTTGA